A single region of the Gaiellales bacterium genome encodes:
- a CDS encoding polysaccharide biosynthesis C-terminal domain-containing protein — translation MSADAAKPETTALVQRSAVNFLGLAAANALQFALVLMIGRWLDQRAAGVFFEGFAAVRLLSVLAVLGLDVTAVRYVAVHRARGEHEHARAAVALSALLAGGASVAITALVFGLAPQLSTVFGAHDLRFVLRVMILSLPAVVLQMVLIGATRGTGRMKAYVVVDQITDGILRVGAVAIALGLGTGLNGTAVAFTIASYVTVAAAALAARGVTGTLRQALAVDSGDLIRFSANQWGASVAGVGLLWADTLLLGLWRPPADVAVYSIATRTVLFGMMFILPIGIAFQPQIGRLYALSDRAGLARMYAFATKWSTIAGCPPLLFLALFATPIVTLLYAPSYSRGAWPLALLAIGQTVNAATGPCGHVVTMIGRSDLVLKNSLAALVLNVVLNLVLIPPFGMVGAGVAWGVSIVAWNMYRLWQVHRVLEIQPFGPWTRPVAVALTAFVAVAAVLRLALEDAPAALTILGGAAGATIVYGAALVVASAFDDDDGFLPGPLARLVRSSQ, via the coding sequence GTGAGCGCGGACGCAGCCAAGCCGGAGACCACCGCGCTCGTCCAGCGATCCGCCGTCAACTTTCTCGGTCTCGCGGCCGCAAACGCGCTGCAGTTCGCGCTGGTGCTGATGATCGGCAGGTGGCTCGACCAGCGGGCCGCAGGCGTCTTCTTCGAGGGGTTCGCCGCCGTCCGCTTGCTCTCCGTGCTCGCCGTGCTGGGACTCGACGTGACGGCGGTCCGCTATGTGGCCGTGCACCGCGCGCGCGGGGAGCACGAGCACGCCAGGGCCGCCGTCGCGCTCTCGGCCCTGCTCGCCGGAGGCGCGTCGGTCGCGATCACCGCCCTGGTGTTCGGGCTCGCGCCGCAGCTCTCGACCGTGTTCGGCGCGCACGACCTGCGGTTCGTGCTGCGGGTGATGATCCTGTCGCTTCCCGCCGTCGTGCTGCAGATGGTGCTGATCGGCGCCACCCGCGGCACCGGCCGGATGAAGGCATACGTCGTCGTCGACCAGATCACCGACGGCATCCTGCGCGTCGGCGCCGTCGCAATCGCGCTCGGGCTGGGCACCGGGCTGAACGGCACGGCGGTCGCATTCACCATCGCCTCCTACGTCACCGTCGCGGCCGCGGCCCTCGCGGCACGCGGTGTCACCGGCACGCTCCGGCAGGCGCTCGCGGTCGACTCGGGCGACCTGATCCGGTTCAGCGCCAACCAGTGGGGCGCGTCGGTGGCCGGTGTCGGGCTCCTGTGGGCGGACACGCTGCTGCTCGGCCTCTGGCGTCCGCCTGCCGACGTCGCCGTCTACTCGATCGCGACGCGCACGGTGCTGTTCGGCATGATGTTCATCCTCCCGATCGGCATCGCCTTTCAGCCGCAGATCGGACGCCTCTACGCGCTCTCTGACCGCGCCGGCCTCGCGCGCATGTACGCCTTCGCAACCAAGTGGTCCACGATCGCCGGCTGTCCGCCGCTGCTGTTCCTCGCGCTGTTTGCGACACCCATCGTCACGCTGCTCTACGCGCCCAGCTACAGCCGCGGCGCATGGCCGCTCGCCCTGCTTGCCATCGGCCAGACGGTGAACGCGGCCACCGGCCCGTGCGGCCACGTCGTGACGATGATCGGGCGGTCGGATCTCGTCCTCAAGAACAGCCTGGCGGCCCTCGTCCTGAACGTCGTGCTCAACCTCGTGCTGATCCCGCCGTTCGGAATGGTGGGCGCCGGGGTGGCGTGGGGCGTCTCGATCGTCGCCTGGAACATGTACCGGCTGTGGCAGGTGCACCGGGTGCTGGAGATCCAGCCGTTCGGGCCGTGGACGAGGCCGGTGGCCGTTGCCCTGACCGCCTTCGTGGCGGTCGCGGCGGTGCTGCGGCTTGCGCTCGAAGACGCGCCGGCCGCGCTCACCATCCTCGGTGGCGCGGCCGGCGCGACGATCGTCTACGGAGCTGCGCTGGTCGTGGCCTCGGCGTTCGACGACGACGACGGGTTCCTGCCCGGCCCGCTGGCGCGGCTCGTGCGCAGCTCGCAGTGA
- a CDS encoding putative glycoside hydrolase gives MHRFIAAAAVACALLAAAPAAFASSFTATSAGFADTTAGIHLWAPMHEPGGRFATQAEAVAVARRYDLLTIRIGQLGGYTATMRSANPALRIYVYINGTYLYKASQQQVSPSMLAHTASGSLIRSLGWGNYLGTPSNPGWIAYKQGECRFAIAATGADGCYLDMLGSAPTTPGYNTGLPVNPATGRAWTKAEWLRATASLAEKVSDATGRPVLGNGFGNGPRYFDRTAPSKVLLAGAVGSIAEAWLKAPAAPVTSYEAEAQWKQDVDLLADANAAGGVALAMTKAWGPGTAAQKAAYRLYALATFLLGNTTHSYFYFTADRTDAATLDSPLYHLPLGAPTGSYTRTGGVYQRAFANGRVLVNPTTVTVRVSLGRTYRTPAGAAVTSVTLAPHAAQILTPA, from the coding sequence ATGCATCGCTTCATTGCCGCCGCCGCGGTCGCGTGCGCGCTGCTCGCGGCCGCGCCCGCCGCCTTCGCGAGCAGCTTCACCGCCACGTCCGCCGGCTTCGCAGACACCACCGCCGGCATCCATCTCTGGGCGCCGATGCACGAGCCCGGCGGCAGGTTCGCCACCCAGGCCGAGGCCGTGGCGGTGGCCCGCCGGTACGACCTGCTCACCATCAGGATCGGCCAGCTCGGCGGCTACACCGCCACCATGCGGTCGGCCAACCCGGCGCTTCGCATCTACGTCTACATCAACGGGACGTACCTCTACAAGGCGAGCCAGCAGCAGGTGTCGCCGTCGATGCTGGCGCACACGGCGTCCGGCAGCCTGATCCGGTCACTGGGCTGGGGCAACTACCTGGGGACGCCGTCGAATCCCGGATGGATCGCCTACAAGCAGGGGGAGTGCCGGTTCGCGATCGCGGCCACCGGCGCCGACGGCTGCTACCTCGACATGCTGGGCAGCGCGCCCACCACGCCGGGATACAACACCGGGCTGCCGGTCAACCCCGCCACCGGGAGGGCGTGGACGAAGGCCGAATGGCTGCGGGCGACTGCGTCGCTGGCCGAGAAGGTGTCCGACGCGACCGGCCGGCCGGTGCTGGGAAACGGGTTTGGCAACGGGCCCCGGTACTTCGACCGCACGGCGCCGTCGAAGGTGCTGCTGGCCGGTGCGGTCGGGTCGATCGCGGAGGCGTGGCTGAAGGCGCCGGCGGCACCGGTCACGTCGTACGAGGCCGAGGCGCAGTGGAAGCAGGACGTCGACCTGCTCGCGGACGCGAATGCTGCGGGCGGCGTTGCGCTGGCGATGACCAAGGCCTGGGGCCCGGGCACGGCGGCGCAGAAGGCCGCCTACCGGCTGTACGCCCTGGCGACCTTCCTGCTCGGCAACACGACGCACTCCTACTTCTACTTCACCGCCGACCGCACGGACGCAGCGACGCTCGACTCGCCGCTCTACCACCTGCCGCTGGGTGCGCCGACGGGCTCCTACACGCGGACCGGCGGCGTCTACCAGCGTGCGTTCGCAAACGGGCGGGTGCTCGTCAACCCGACGACCGTCACCGTGCGCGTCTCGCTGGGGCGGACGTACCGCACCCCGGCCGGCGCGGCGGTCACCTCCGTCACGCTGGCGCCGCACGCGGCGCAGATCCTCACGCCGGCGTAG